In Neofelis nebulosa isolate mNeoNeb1 chromosome 7, mNeoNeb1.pri, whole genome shotgun sequence, the following proteins share a genomic window:
- the RDH11 gene encoding retinol dehydrogenase 11 isoform X2 has translation MVGVLLLLLLLPFFLYIAAPKIRKMLSSGVCTSTVQLPGKVAVVTGANTGIGKETAKELAQRGARVYLACRDIQKGELVAREIQTMTGNQQVLVRELDLADTKSIRAFAKDFLAEEKHLHILINNAGVMMCPYSKTADGFEMHMGVNHLGHFLLTHLLLEKLKESAPSRVVNVSSLAHHLGRIHFHNLQGEKFYNAGLAYCHSKLANILFTQELARRLKGSGVTTYSVHPGTVNSELVRHSPFMKWMWWLFSFFIKTPKQGAQTSLYCAITEGLEILNGHHFRASKERAPALSQGLKANV, from the exons ATGGTCGGggtcctgctcctgctcctccttctcccctttttcCTGTACATCGCTGCACCCAAAATCAG GAAAATGCTGTCTAGTGGGGTGTGTACATCAACTGTCCAGCTTCCTGGGAAGGTGGCTGTGGTCACTGGAGCCAACACAGGCATCGGAAAGGAGACAGCCAAAGAGCTGGCTCAAAGAG GAGCCCGTGTGTATTTAGCATGCCGGGATATCCAAAAGGGGGAATTGGTGGCCAGAGAGATCCAGACCATGACAGGGAACCAACAGGTGTTGGTGCGGGAATTGGACTTGGCTGATACTAAATCTATTCGAGCCTTTGCTAAAGATTTCTTAGCAG AGGAAAAGCATCTTCACATTTTGATCAACAATGCAGGAGTGATGATGTGTCCCTACTCTAAGACAGCAGATGGCTTTGAGATGCACATGGGAGTCAACCACTTGG GTCACTTCCTCCTGACCCATCTGTTGCTAGAGAAGCTGAAGGAATCAGCCCCATCAAGGGTAGTGAATGTGTCTTCCCTAGCGCATCACCTGGGGAGGATCCACTTCCATAACCTGCAGGGTGAGAAATTCTACAATGCAGGTCTGGCCTACTGTCACAGCAAGTTAGCCAACATTCTCTTCACCCAGGAACTGGCCCGGAGGCTCAAAG GCTCTGGCGTTACGACGTATTCTGTACACCCTGGCACAGTCAACTCTGAATTGGTTCGGCACTCACCTTTCATGAAGTGGATGTGGTggcttttctccttcttcatcaAGACCCCTAAACAGGGAGCCCAGACCAGCCTGTATTGTGCCATAACGGAAGGTCTTGAGATTCTAAATGGGCATCATTTCAG GGCAAGCAAGGAACGtgccccagctctctctcaaGGGCTGAAAGCTAATGTTTAG
- the RDH11 gene encoding retinol dehydrogenase 11 isoform X3, with the protein MRKMLSSGVCTSTVQLPGKVAVVTGANTGIGKETAKELAQRGARVYLACRDIQKGELVAREIQTMTGNQQVLVRELDLADTKSIRAFAKDFLAEEKHLHILINNAGVMMCPYSKTADGFEMHMGVNHLGHFLLTHLLLEKLKESAPSRVVNVSSLAHHLGRIHFHNLQGEKFYNAGLAYCHSKLANILFTQELARRLKGSGVTTYSVHPGTVNSELVRHSPFMKWMWWLFSFFIKTPKQGAQTSLYCAITEGLEILNGHHFSDCSVAWVSAQARNETIARRLWDVSCDLLGIPMD; encoded by the exons ATGCG GAAAATGCTGTCTAGTGGGGTGTGTACATCAACTGTCCAGCTTCCTGGGAAGGTGGCTGTGGTCACTGGAGCCAACACAGGCATCGGAAAGGAGACAGCCAAAGAGCTGGCTCAAAGAG GAGCCCGTGTGTATTTAGCATGCCGGGATATCCAAAAGGGGGAATTGGTGGCCAGAGAGATCCAGACCATGACAGGGAACCAACAGGTGTTGGTGCGGGAATTGGACTTGGCTGATACTAAATCTATTCGAGCCTTTGCTAAAGATTTCTTAGCAG AGGAAAAGCATCTTCACATTTTGATCAACAATGCAGGAGTGATGATGTGTCCCTACTCTAAGACAGCAGATGGCTTTGAGATGCACATGGGAGTCAACCACTTGG GTCACTTCCTCCTGACCCATCTGTTGCTAGAGAAGCTGAAGGAATCAGCCCCATCAAGGGTAGTGAATGTGTCTTCCCTAGCGCATCACCTGGGGAGGATCCACTTCCATAACCTGCAGGGTGAGAAATTCTACAATGCAGGTCTGGCCTACTGTCACAGCAAGTTAGCCAACATTCTCTTCACCCAGGAACTGGCCCGGAGGCTCAAAG GCTCTGGCGTTACGACGTATTCTGTACACCCTGGCACAGTCAACTCTGAATTGGTTCGGCACTCACCTTTCATGAAGTGGATGTGGTggcttttctccttcttcatcaAGACCCCTAAACAGGGAGCCCAGACCAGCCTGTATTGTGCCATAACGGAAGGTCTTGAGATTCTAAATGGGCATCATTTCAG TGACTGCAGTGTGGCGTGGGTCTCTGCCCAGGCTCGGAATGAGACAATAGCAAGACGGCTATGGGATGTCAGTTGTGACCTGCTGGGCATCCCCATGGACTGA
- the RDH11 gene encoding retinol dehydrogenase 11 isoform X1, translated as MVGVLLLLLLLPFFLYIAAPKIRKMLSSGVCTSTVQLPGKVAVVTGANTGIGKETAKELAQRGARVYLACRDIQKGELVAREIQTMTGNQQVLVRELDLADTKSIRAFAKDFLAEEKHLHILINNAGVMMCPYSKTADGFEMHMGVNHLGHFLLTHLLLEKLKESAPSRVVNVSSLAHHLGRIHFHNLQGEKFYNAGLAYCHSKLANILFTQELARRLKGSGVTTYSVHPGTVNSELVRHSPFMKWMWWLFSFFIKTPKQGAQTSLYCAITEGLEILNGHHFSDCSVAWVSAQARNETIARRLWDVSCDLLGIPMD; from the exons ATGGTCGGggtcctgctcctgctcctccttctcccctttttcCTGTACATCGCTGCACCCAAAATCAG GAAAATGCTGTCTAGTGGGGTGTGTACATCAACTGTCCAGCTTCCTGGGAAGGTGGCTGTGGTCACTGGAGCCAACACAGGCATCGGAAAGGAGACAGCCAAAGAGCTGGCTCAAAGAG GAGCCCGTGTGTATTTAGCATGCCGGGATATCCAAAAGGGGGAATTGGTGGCCAGAGAGATCCAGACCATGACAGGGAACCAACAGGTGTTGGTGCGGGAATTGGACTTGGCTGATACTAAATCTATTCGAGCCTTTGCTAAAGATTTCTTAGCAG AGGAAAAGCATCTTCACATTTTGATCAACAATGCAGGAGTGATGATGTGTCCCTACTCTAAGACAGCAGATGGCTTTGAGATGCACATGGGAGTCAACCACTTGG GTCACTTCCTCCTGACCCATCTGTTGCTAGAGAAGCTGAAGGAATCAGCCCCATCAAGGGTAGTGAATGTGTCTTCCCTAGCGCATCACCTGGGGAGGATCCACTTCCATAACCTGCAGGGTGAGAAATTCTACAATGCAGGTCTGGCCTACTGTCACAGCAAGTTAGCCAACATTCTCTTCACCCAGGAACTGGCCCGGAGGCTCAAAG GCTCTGGCGTTACGACGTATTCTGTACACCCTGGCACAGTCAACTCTGAATTGGTTCGGCACTCACCTTTCATGAAGTGGATGTGGTggcttttctccttcttcatcaAGACCCCTAAACAGGGAGCCCAGACCAGCCTGTATTGTGCCATAACGGAAGGTCTTGAGATTCTAAATGGGCATCATTTCAG TGACTGCAGTGTGGCGTGGGTCTCTGCCCAGGCTCGGAATGAGACAATAGCAAGACGGCTATGGGATGTCAGTTGTGACCTGCTGGGCATCCCCATGGACTGA
- the RDH11 gene encoding retinol dehydrogenase 11 isoform X4 has translation MLSSGVCTSTVQLPGKVAVVTGANTGIGKETAKELAQRGARVYLACRDIQKGELVAREIQTMTGNQQVLVRELDLADTKSIRAFAKDFLAEEKHLHILINNAGVMMCPYSKTADGFEMHMGVNHLGHFLLTHLLLEKLKESAPSRVVNVSSLAHHLGRIHFHNLQGEKFYNAGLAYCHSKLANILFTQELARRLKGSGVTTYSVHPGTVNSELVRHSPFMKWMWWLFSFFIKTPKQGAQTSLYCAITEGLEILNGHHFSDCSVAWVSAQARNETIARRLWDVSCDLLGIPMD, from the exons ATGCTGTCTAGTGGGGTGTGTACATCAACTGTCCAGCTTCCTGGGAAGGTGGCTGTGGTCACTGGAGCCAACACAGGCATCGGAAAGGAGACAGCCAAAGAGCTGGCTCAAAGAG GAGCCCGTGTGTATTTAGCATGCCGGGATATCCAAAAGGGGGAATTGGTGGCCAGAGAGATCCAGACCATGACAGGGAACCAACAGGTGTTGGTGCGGGAATTGGACTTGGCTGATACTAAATCTATTCGAGCCTTTGCTAAAGATTTCTTAGCAG AGGAAAAGCATCTTCACATTTTGATCAACAATGCAGGAGTGATGATGTGTCCCTACTCTAAGACAGCAGATGGCTTTGAGATGCACATGGGAGTCAACCACTTGG GTCACTTCCTCCTGACCCATCTGTTGCTAGAGAAGCTGAAGGAATCAGCCCCATCAAGGGTAGTGAATGTGTCTTCCCTAGCGCATCACCTGGGGAGGATCCACTTCCATAACCTGCAGGGTGAGAAATTCTACAATGCAGGTCTGGCCTACTGTCACAGCAAGTTAGCCAACATTCTCTTCACCCAGGAACTGGCCCGGAGGCTCAAAG GCTCTGGCGTTACGACGTATTCTGTACACCCTGGCACAGTCAACTCTGAATTGGTTCGGCACTCACCTTTCATGAAGTGGATGTGGTggcttttctccttcttcatcaAGACCCCTAAACAGGGAGCCCAGACCAGCCTGTATTGTGCCATAACGGAAGGTCTTGAGATTCTAAATGGGCATCATTTCAG TGACTGCAGTGTGGCGTGGGTCTCTGCCCAGGCTCGGAATGAGACAATAGCAAGACGGCTATGGGATGTCAGTTGTGACCTGCTGGGCATCCCCATGGACTGA
- the RDH11 gene encoding retinol dehydrogenase 11 isoform X5, which yields MVGVLLLLLLLPFFLYIAAPKIRKMLSSGVCTSTVQLPGKVAVVTGANTGIGKETAKELAQRGARVYLACRDIQKGELVAREIQTMTGNQQVLVRELDLADTKSIRAFAKDFLAEEKHLHILINNAGVMMCPYSKTADGFEMHMGVNHLGHFLLTHLLLEKLKESAPSRVVNVSSLAHHLGRIHFHNLQGEKFYNAGLAYCHSKLANILFTQELARRLKGSGVTTYSVHPGTVNSELVRHSPFMKWMWWLFSFFIKTPKQGAQTSLYCAITEGLEILNGHHFRF from the exons ATGGTCGGggtcctgctcctgctcctccttctcccctttttcCTGTACATCGCTGCACCCAAAATCAG GAAAATGCTGTCTAGTGGGGTGTGTACATCAACTGTCCAGCTTCCTGGGAAGGTGGCTGTGGTCACTGGAGCCAACACAGGCATCGGAAAGGAGACAGCCAAAGAGCTGGCTCAAAGAG GAGCCCGTGTGTATTTAGCATGCCGGGATATCCAAAAGGGGGAATTGGTGGCCAGAGAGATCCAGACCATGACAGGGAACCAACAGGTGTTGGTGCGGGAATTGGACTTGGCTGATACTAAATCTATTCGAGCCTTTGCTAAAGATTTCTTAGCAG AGGAAAAGCATCTTCACATTTTGATCAACAATGCAGGAGTGATGATGTGTCCCTACTCTAAGACAGCAGATGGCTTTGAGATGCACATGGGAGTCAACCACTTGG GTCACTTCCTCCTGACCCATCTGTTGCTAGAGAAGCTGAAGGAATCAGCCCCATCAAGGGTAGTGAATGTGTCTTCCCTAGCGCATCACCTGGGGAGGATCCACTTCCATAACCTGCAGGGTGAGAAATTCTACAATGCAGGTCTGGCCTACTGTCACAGCAAGTTAGCCAACATTCTCTTCACCCAGGAACTGGCCCGGAGGCTCAAAG GCTCTGGCGTTACGACGTATTCTGTACACCCTGGCACAGTCAACTCTGAATTGGTTCGGCACTCACCTTTCATGAAGTGGATGTGGTggcttttctccttcttcatcaAGACCCCTAAACAGGGAGCCCAGACCAGCCTGTATTGTGCCATAACGGAAGGTCTTGAGATTCTAAATGGGCATCATTTCAG GTTTTGA